TGGAACGGAGACGATAAATCGATTTTATTAAGTTCATTATTATCTTCATTAACTAACCGAGCTGAGCGTATTTTACGTGGTGTCGCCATAACGGTAATACAGCCCGAACAAGTGCCGAATATTAAAGTCTCTTTGGCTGTAAAACGCCACTTAACGCTGTTTTTCAAAGAGGTTATTCACAACTGTGCGCGTCATGCTAATGCCAGTCACCTGACAATAAGCATCAATATTGATGCAACGACCTTGGCACTAGAGGTTAAAGATGATGGCTGTGGTTTTGAACCTCACCATGTAACCTCAGGCTGGGGATTAAATAACTTAGTCGCTAGAGCCGAAGAAATGCAAGCCAAGGTAGCGATCCAATCCGTTCCCCATCAGGGAACCTGTATTAGATTACAGATAGCACTCAGCCAGCTGTCGCAAGAACCTGAACACGGCTATCAGACGTCAAACGAGTAGAGGTTTTTTATGACACCAATTAACGTATGGATTGTAGAAGATGACGCGACTTATAGACGTACCTTAGAGCGCGTTTTAAGTCGCGCAGACGCTATAAATTCTTGCCGTGCTTTTCCATCCTGTATTGAATTTTTCACGACGTTAGATGACGAGCCTGCCACTCGACCGGACTTGATCCTGATGGATTTAGGTTTACCTAGAATGGGCGGGGTTGAAGGCATTAAAAAACTGAGCGAAATAGCACCCGACATTATCGTGGTTGTATTAACGGTATTTAGTGAAAAAGGCAAAGTACTAGAAGCGTTAGAAGCCGGTGCAGCTGGCTACTTGTTAAAATCGGCCAGTGGCCCTGAAATTGTCAAGGGCTTACAAGAAGTCATAAAAGGCGGCTCGGTGCTCAGCCCAGAAATAGCCAAAGTGGTACTCGATAATATTCAAAAGCCTGTGACTAGCGAAGATTATAAATTAGCCACGCGAGAAATAGAGGTATTAGAAAAATTATCCTTGGGGCAAAGTGTTAAAGAAATTTCCCGCAGTTTAGCCATTTCACAAAGTACGGTTTCAACTTATTTAGCCAGAATATACGCTAAGCTAGAAGTGCAGTCTCAATCTGGCGCGGTGGCTAAGGCGTTACGCAGTGGCATTATAAAGTAACTATAGTCTTCTCGCTCAGGCTTTATGGTTCATTGTCTGCACTTACTCTCGACTTTGCTTACATGGATGTAAGTCTGCCTCTTCTACACAAGTTTCAGAAGCGCTTTTTTCGGTCAATGAGGGTGAAGTTTTATCACCGAGGCTTAGGAAAATACACTCGTCATCCTCGCGCATGCGGGGATCCAGCGACTTTTGTTGGATAAACATAGTCTAGTTTAAGCAAAAGACACTGGGTTCCTGCCTGCATGGATGCAGGTACTTAGCGATAGCATGGATGCGATAGCTGTGCATACGCAGGAAAGACGGTACTTTTTTAACCACTAAATACTACCTACTAACCCGCATTTTTCTTCGACTTTAGGTTAACTTGAGATAATTAACATTTGTGTAGAAGAGACAGGGGTATAGGTACTTAGGTTTCGTCTG
This genomic window from Saccharobesus litoralis contains:
- a CDS encoding response regulator, translating into MTPINVWIVEDDATYRRTLERVLSRADAINSCRAFPSCIEFFTTLDDEPATRPDLILMDLGLPRMGGVEGIKKLSEIAPDIIVVVLTVFSEKGKVLEALEAGAAGYLLKSASGPEIVKGLQEVIKGGSVLSPEIAKVVLDNIQKPVTSEDYKLATREIEVLEKLSLGQSVKEISRSLAISQSTVSTYLARIYAKLEVQSQSGAVAKALRSGIIK